Proteins encoded by one window of Xanthomonas sp. DAR 80977:
- a CDS encoding DUF1963 domain-containing protein, with protein MRRVQTDALSIELPDRFTVVRQVGQFIKAAYPIADDEVALGIVIARRKTPHDAAAADPWGEFRGECRTRRGEVTVLAEQALEIDGRAGLQMTVQGNGYTYLFAMVQLGDALSLDIAGDCPAGTEAEHVPVLEAALRSLRVTGNPAAALAAHEAWMQDMFGGDEDEDEDADAHPAPATAAAEPFRIPEDGVEVFRIDDLAFDVPRQTKAGIDTASSTGGELTIDLQARARKADAAVRPHLVDDAKVYFRFSVKGVHRAGIPTGRIRFEDDREPSHNAYLWSGGLRYGLKLWGELVLEQGWVGFSGYLQADGAGHRYPVRIACKLATQSLDWSNYRFTSMDEVSSAPTGVPRHLHLSNLAGPTLPDALFAYRALRSLSLYYDDEAAAANGLRELSDAVAGLANLEELTIVRASALAQLPAALGALRGLRRLHVTGTGIRALPPQLLSLPLEYCVLDNNALAQLPEAPFPATLKTLSLARNQLQTVPASVAALPALQRLDLTHNPLTALPAGLERIERLELELAKKHALLDYRYKGADGRGSIAFDDDAFFARNDSILANRLQEALASDTQWAPYRSGMQALAWHAVALATDAPDDYRERGNTRFGGLPDLPPDMPYPLHAAADGSTQPMQFIAQLDCAQLAPLQRYLPRSGVLYFFISDQEDLVPRVVHHDGPRDALQTAAELALDAAQIDGMEDSTQPYRASAAACISVPHFYSDEAYYQDAAEGLDGLEDADELVASLRDRLAAQSSVPPVHGVNSHVFKQHDTPLSEAANRLRGRAEDFMVLLRVASDPQPGFCFWDAGELYFVIHKSDLAKRDFSNVYCGLESS; from the coding sequence ATGCGCCGCGTCCAGACCGATGCCCTCTCCATCGAGCTGCCCGATCGCTTCACCGTCGTGCGGCAGGTGGGCCAGTTCATCAAGGCGGCGTATCCCATCGCCGACGACGAGGTCGCGCTCGGCATCGTGATCGCGCGGCGCAAGACCCCGCACGACGCGGCCGCCGCCGATCCGTGGGGGGAGTTCCGTGGCGAATGCCGGACACGGCGCGGCGAGGTGACGGTGCTGGCGGAACAGGCGCTGGAGATCGACGGCCGCGCCGGCTTGCAGATGACCGTGCAGGGCAATGGCTACACCTACCTGTTCGCCATGGTGCAACTGGGCGACGCGTTGTCTCTGGACATCGCCGGCGACTGCCCGGCCGGGACCGAGGCCGAGCACGTTCCGGTGCTGGAGGCCGCGCTGCGCAGCCTGCGCGTGACCGGCAATCCCGCCGCCGCGCTGGCCGCACACGAGGCCTGGATGCAGGACATGTTCGGCGGCGATGAGGACGAGGACGAGGACGCCGATGCGCATCCCGCGCCGGCGACCGCAGCGGCGGAACCGTTCCGCATTCCCGAGGACGGCGTGGAGGTGTTCCGGATCGACGACCTGGCCTTCGACGTCCCGCGCCAGACCAAGGCGGGCATCGACACGGCGAGCAGCACCGGCGGCGAGCTGACCATCGACCTGCAGGCCCGCGCGCGCAAGGCGGATGCCGCCGTGCGGCCGCACCTGGTGGACGACGCCAAGGTCTATTTCCGCTTCTCGGTGAAGGGCGTCCACCGCGCCGGGATTCCGACCGGCCGGATCCGTTTCGAGGACGATCGCGAACCCTCCCACAATGCCTATCTCTGGTCCGGCGGGCTGCGCTACGGCCTCAAGCTCTGGGGCGAGCTGGTCCTGGAACAGGGCTGGGTCGGCTTCAGCGGCTACCTGCAGGCCGATGGTGCGGGCCATCGCTATCCCGTGCGCATCGCATGCAAGCTGGCGACGCAGTCCCTGGACTGGTCCAATTATCGCTTCACCTCGATGGACGAAGTATCGAGCGCACCTACCGGCGTGCCGCGCCACCTGCACCTGTCCAACCTGGCCGGACCCACGCTGCCGGACGCGCTGTTCGCCTATCGAGCGCTGCGTTCGCTCAGCCTCTACTACGACGACGAAGCGGCCGCCGCCAACGGCTTGCGGGAACTATCGGACGCGGTGGCCGGCCTGGCCAATCTGGAGGAACTGACCATCGTGCGCGCCAGCGCGCTCGCGCAGCTGCCCGCCGCACTCGGGGCGCTGCGCGGATTGCGGCGCCTGCACGTCACCGGCACCGGCATCCGCGCGCTGCCGCCGCAGTTGCTGTCGCTGCCGCTGGAGTATTGCGTGCTGGACAACAACGCGCTCGCGCAACTACCCGAAGCGCCGTTCCCGGCCACGCTCAAGACCCTCTCGCTCGCGCGCAACCAATTGCAGACCGTGCCCGCCAGCGTGGCGGCGTTGCCGGCGCTGCAGCGGCTGGATCTCACCCACAACCCCTTGACCGCGCTACCGGCCGGCCTGGAACGCATCGAGCGATTGGAACTGGAGCTAGCGAAGAAGCACGCGCTGCTGGACTACCGCTACAAGGGCGCCGATGGACGGGGCAGCATCGCCTTCGACGACGATGCGTTCTTCGCACGCAACGATTCGATCCTGGCGAACCGGTTGCAGGAAGCGCTGGCCAGCGACACACAGTGGGCGCCGTACCGCTCCGGGATGCAGGCGCTGGCCTGGCACGCGGTGGCACTGGCCACGGACGCGCCGGACGACTACCGGGAGCGCGGCAACACCCGCTTCGGCGGACTGCCAGACCTGCCGCCGGACATGCCCTACCCACTTCATGCCGCCGCCGACGGCAGCACGCAGCCCATGCAGTTCATCGCGCAACTGGACTGCGCGCAGTTGGCTCCCTTGCAACGCTACCTGCCGCGCAGCGGCGTGCTGTATTTCTTCATCTCCGACCAGGAAGACCTCGTGCCACGCGTCGTCCACCACGACGGCCCGCGCGATGCCCTGCAGACGGCGGCGGAGCTGGCGCTCGATGCCGCCCAGATCGACGGCATGGAAGACAGCACCCAGCCCTACCGCGCAAGCGCCGCCGCCTGCATCAGCGTGCCGCACTTCTATTCGGACGAGGCGTATTACCAAGACGCGGCCGAGGGCCTGGACGGCCTGGAGGATGCCGACGAACTCGTCGCGTCGCTGCGCGATCGCCTGGCGGCGCAATCCAGCGTCCCGCCGGTGCATGGCGTGAACAGCCATGTGTTCAAGCAGCACGACACCCCGCTGAGCGAAGCCGCCAACCGCCTGCGCGGACGTGCCGAGGACTTCATGGTGCTGCTGCGCGTGGCCTCGGACCCGCAACCCGGCTTCTGCTTCTGGGACGCGGGCGAGCTGTATTTCGTGATCCACAAGAGCGACCTCGCCAAGCGCGATTTCTCCAACGTGTACTGCGGGCTGGAGAGCAGCTAG
- a CDS encoding DUF4142 domain-containing protein, producing MLIPTFERESHMRHSLLVLSIAAALAVAGCKPNKDTDVPAPSAETPAASAEPTPVGGTATPTTLPVGEASPAPEGAARASSGDDIALGLLGAVDKNEIAAAKQAQEKQVTGAVLEYAKMMEKEHAENLEKTKALGTLAETPDVKQLQGKGEQELATLGQKSGKDYAAAYIDAMIAGHKDALSLIDTQMMAAASTEPVKQHLAETKTHVEQHLAKAEEIKKAM from the coding sequence ATGCTGATCCCCACATTCGAGAGGGAATCGCACATGAGACATTCACTGTTGGTCCTGTCCATCGCCGCTGCGCTGGCCGTCGCGGGCTGCAAGCCGAACAAGGACACCGACGTACCGGCGCCATCGGCAGAAACGCCCGCCGCAAGCGCCGAGCCGACGCCGGTCGGCGGTACCGCGACCCCTACCACGCTGCCGGTCGGCGAGGCCAGCCCGGCCCCGGAGGGCGCGGCGCGCGCGAGTTCGGGCGACGACATCGCCCTGGGCTTGCTGGGAGCGGTCGACAAGAACGAAATCGCCGCGGCGAAGCAGGCGCAGGAGAAGCAGGTGACGGGCGCGGTGCTGGAATACGCGAAGATGATGGAGAAGGAGCACGCCGAGAACCTGGAAAAGACCAAGGCGCTGGGCACGCTGGCCGAAACGCCGGACGTCAAGCAACTGCAGGGCAAGGGCGAACAGGAACTGGCCACGCTCGGGCAGAAATCCGGCAAGGACTACGCCGCGGCCTACATCGACGCGATGATCGCCGGGCACAAGGACGCGCTGTCGCTGATCGACACGCAGATGATGGCGGCGGCATCGACCGAGCCGGTCAAGCAGCATCTTGCCGAGACCAAGACCCACGTCGAGCAGCATCTGGCGAAAGCGGAAGAGATCAAGAAGGCGATGTGA
- a CDS encoding glycoside hydrolase family 97 protein, producing the protein MALSSGVQARSVSVSSPDRRIVAVLSDDDGGLRYRIEADGQALLAPSPLGIRVDGLELGMQSAIGSVRRGTTDARYRFNGVKAVATDHANTATVALTAHGRTFEADLHVADDGVAVRLRLPAHAGSTVEADRSAWTLAEADPPVWATALLPDYENSYTCTTLRGMVAGRYGLPLTAHSRGFWITLSEAAVVDYGDLAIERGAGGSLSGVLYADPQGWRTDAAVVQPWRVTIVARTLTELVNSTLVQDLNPPPSPALAKADWIRPGRSAWQWLAVGEPREDDQRQWVDWTHQLGFEYYLVDDGWRAWQHPWETLAATARHARTQGVGLWLWVHSRDVQHAPERKALLRQIAATGIVGVKVDFPAPASREWSNWYVDVARDAAAERLMVDLHGAMKPTGTERTWPNVLTREGVRGHEWHITRYRRVLAAEHDTILPFTRYVVGPGDYTPTVFEPKELMGNSWAHELAQMVLFTSPFLAMGGHPQTYLANPALDVIKAVPATWDETLVLPGSEPGKVAAMARRHGRDWFIAVINGGTATRMTLKLDFMKKGKWKLTELRDAPARPDAWERTERQVHRDGAIALELAPRGGFVGYLKAE; encoded by the coding sequence ATGGCGTTGTCCAGCGGCGTGCAGGCCAGATCGGTGTCGGTGTCCAGCCCCGATCGCAGGATCGTGGCCGTGCTCAGCGACGACGACGGCGGGTTGCGCTACCGGATCGAGGCCGATGGCCAGGCGCTGCTCGCCCCATCGCCGCTGGGGATCCGCGTGGACGGCCTGGAGCTCGGCATGCAAAGCGCGATCGGCAGCGTGCGCCGCGGCACGACCGACGCCCGCTATCGGTTCAACGGCGTCAAGGCGGTGGCGACCGACCATGCCAACACCGCCACGGTGGCGCTCACCGCGCACGGCCGCACCTTCGAGGCGGACCTGCATGTCGCCGACGACGGCGTGGCGGTCCGTCTGCGCCTGCCCGCCCACGCGGGCAGCACGGTCGAGGCCGACCGCTCCGCATGGACATTGGCCGAGGCCGATCCGCCGGTGTGGGCCACCGCGCTGCTGCCCGACTACGAGAACAGCTACACCTGCACGACCCTGCGCGGCATGGTGGCCGGACGCTACGGCCTGCCGCTCACCGCGCACAGCAGGGGATTCTGGATCACCCTGAGCGAAGCGGCGGTGGTCGACTACGGCGACCTGGCCATCGAACGCGGCGCGGGCGGCAGCCTGTCCGGCGTGCTGTATGCCGATCCGCAGGGCTGGCGCACGGATGCGGCAGTCGTGCAGCCGTGGCGGGTGACCATCGTCGCGCGCACGCTGACCGAGCTGGTCAACTCGACCCTGGTGCAGGACCTCAACCCGCCGCCATCGCCGGCACTGGCCAAGGCCGACTGGATCCGGCCCGGGCGTTCGGCATGGCAATGGCTGGCGGTCGGCGAGCCGCGCGAGGACGACCAGCGGCAATGGGTCGACTGGACCCACCAGCTCGGCTTCGAGTACTACCTGGTGGACGACGGCTGGCGCGCGTGGCAGCACCCGTGGGAAACGCTGGCGGCCACCGCGCGCCATGCGCGTACGCAAGGCGTCGGCCTGTGGCTATGGGTGCACAGCCGCGACGTGCAGCATGCACCCGAACGCAAGGCGCTGCTGCGCCAGATCGCCGCCACCGGCATCGTCGGGGTCAAGGTCGATTTCCCGGCGCCGGCCAGCCGCGAGTGGTCCAACTGGTACGTGGACGTGGCGCGCGACGCGGCGGCCGAACGCCTGATGGTCGATTTACACGGCGCGATGAAACCCACCGGCACCGAGCGCACCTGGCCCAACGTGCTGACCCGCGAGGGCGTGCGCGGGCACGAGTGGCACATCACCCGCTACAGGCGCGTGCTGGCCGCCGAGCACGACACCATCCTGCCCTTCACCCGCTACGTCGTCGGGCCTGGCGACTACACGCCCACCGTGTTCGAGCCGAAGGAACTGATGGGCAACAGTTGGGCGCACGAACTGGCGCAGATGGTCCTGTTCACCTCGCCGTTCCTGGCGATGGGCGGGCATCCGCAGACCTATCTCGCCAATCCCGCATTGGACGTGATCAAAGCGGTGCCCGCCACATGGGACGAAACCCTCGTGCTGCCCGGCAGCGAGCCGGGCAAGGTGGCGGCCATGGCCAGGCGCCATGGCCGCGACTGGTTCATCGCGGTCATCAACGGTGGCACCGCTACCCGCATGACACTGAAGCTGGATTTCATGAAGAAGGGAAAGTGGAAGCTCACCGAATTGCGCGACGCGCCTGCGCGGCCGGATGCGTGGGAACGCACGGAACGGCAGGTGCACCGCGACGGAGCGATCGCGCTGGAGCTGGCGCCGCGTGGCGGCTTCGTCGGCTACCTGAAAGCGGAGTAG